Genomic window (Gadus macrocephalus chromosome 13, ASM3116895v1):
TGTGATTGTTCAATAAATAATCCTAGATATATTATGCATTCATTTATATAAGACTCTTCAATCTGACACGTGTCACTAGATGAAGCAGAGCCATGATAACACATTCAGCTGGAGCCTCAGAACCTTGGTGACCGcctccatcacatcaccatggtgactctATTggaccatcacatcaccatggTGACCTGGAGCCTCCTCCACTggaccatcacatcaccatggTGACCGCCTCCTCTACTggaccatcacatcaccatggTCACCTTGTGCCTCCATCACATCAACATGGTGACCGCCTCCTCCAACTggaccatcacatcaccatggAGACCTGTGGACCTCCTCCACTGGACTGTCTCATCATCTCCAGAAAGGCGTTCCGTACCAAACATCGGCTCAGCCATGTTAGCCATCAACATTCAAATGGGATGGCCTCGGATATGTTTATGTTCTCATGATAAAGTCCAACATTCTTAAATCGCAGCTTTATTCGTATTTATTTAAACGTATTAGCATGGTGTGCTAATATACAATGCAAAAAGCCAATTCAAAGATCTACAGCGCTTAATATCGAGACAGCCCATTGGATGGATCCCTGAACAGCTCTTATGGACCTCTTCATGGTACGCCCAACAGCACATCATTACTGTCACATCATGTACACTTCCTGTATTCGTTATCCCACGACCAATCACAGACAATAGAACCGGGTTTGAGAAAATTTCAATTAAAAAGTGCCTTAGCCACATTTTTTACAATCAACATCAAAATTgtattgtgatttatatatttgtACACCTAGCAAATAAGAAAGTatccaaaagtaaaaaaaaaaaaaagtatcaacAAGAATGGTATCTTGTATGCACCTCCTGCTCCCAGGTCCCGGAGACGCTGAGGGTGTGACGGGGAGGAAGGTCGTTCATAAAGGGGGCACTGAGCTACTGAGTCACTAAACATCTCCTTCCACTCCAGGTGGCCCCTCAGACACATGGGGCCCTCCACCTTCATGCGCGCTACACCCACATTAAAGGAGCAGTGTGTAGACTCTAGTGGCATCCAGAGAAACAGACTcggcagaaatggaatataatacTCTTAATTATGTTTTAATTAGTGCATAACCCCATGAAAATAATGAGCGTTGCCAAGAAACCCTTCCATCTAAATAGGGAGAGGGTCCTCTTCCACAGAGCCGCCGTGTTGCCCAGAACAGACCTACGGCTGTGGACATGGACCTACAGGCACCTAACAGGCCAACGTAGGTCTCCTACGTCCTCGGAGAGGGACGGGTGAATCAGTcggttgcaatctgcaacctcaccactaGATGCCACTATATCCTACACACTGCCCCTTTaaagttttattaaaacattgaACTGAAGCATGTCTAAAAGctacatttcacacacacacatattttgcCCGTCAATTAGCTACCGGTTACAATTAACTCGCCCACTCTGTGAGAGGCACTCGTTGTGCAATGTGCATCTCGACCCCATGAAGACAAGACATGGTTCAGCATGTTGTGCGTTGCTATGCCTGGGAGGTTTAATAGCAACAGTTAAACAGCAGAGAGTTGTCCATTTAAAGTTCTTTCCGAGACAATCTGCTCGCAGTCTCCACAGGAGCTTTGGTTCACCGTCACAAAAGGTGAATAATGTCAGCGCTCAGAGGTCCACGTCGTCCGGGTCCGAGGGGCCGGAGGTCTGGGCCTCCTCCTGGGACTGCCCCCACGCAAACCTGTAGTTGTCCTCCAAATCCTGCTGCCTCTTCTGCTCCTTATACACCTCCTCTGTCCCCCCggtctgcaggaggaggagaacaaatCAATCTGATAAACATACGAGTAATCATGAGGTAAATCTACTCAATAGACCATATATGCACAGAATTACAGAGTACAATGTGGTGGTTACGCCAGCTTATTGCAAAGTGTTCCTAGTTTCTAAGATAAGACCTCGGACCCAGGGGTTCAGACGTTTCGAGTCACCACTGCTGCAGTCTGAGTTTACCAGCAGGTTGATGAGAAGCTCTCTGAAGGACTTTGTGTCCTCCTCTGTCAGCCACTGGTCCCCAGCCTCCTCTGCATTCTTTCGCGTCAAGATCTTCACCTCGATTTTCCCTACAACACAACggaagggaagaggagaagaagagatgaAGTCAGGGTCTCATGCTGAAGAGGGACGGATCAACTTGGAGAGCAACATGCATCTGTGGTGTACACTGTTAGAAACGCTGTAAAGACCTCATGTGGATGAGAAACAGATCACAAATGACTGCTATTTGTTTTTACACTTGGTGGGTTATCTGCCAAAGTTCTCATTTATGCAAATGTTTACTCTGAGATTAAGGTATATCAATCCCTTTGTGGTTTGTCAGCTAGTTAAACAGCTCGTTTGTCCGTTTAAACACGCATGGATTTAAGTTTGCATGTAACAACTCTGGCAGCACGTGCCAGGAAGCCTGAGAATGTTTGCTTAGGAGACCTcagtgaagaggaagaagaagaagaagacagaggAGCTGGCAGGCgctaagaagaagaagaagaagaagaagaagaagaagaagaagaagaagaagaagaagaagaagaagaagaagaagaagaagaagaagaagaagaagaagaagaagaagaagaagaagaagaagaagaagaagaagaagacagagaCACGCCGTGGGGCCCTTGTACCTTCAGCCTTCAGTCCAGCCTTCTCCAGCTGCTCCTTCACCACGTCCTTGATGTGCTGCCACTGGGGGTCCCCTTCTCCCATCTCCTGAACTTTGACCTGCCCGCCCGGTGTGCTGCCCGTCTTGTACTTGGTGATCTTGATCTTCACCTGGTCGTCCGCCGCTTGGTCTGGGGGGGGAGGCGAGACAAGAGGCACACCAACACCGGATCACGCTGAGCCACCCTTATCCTTCACACGATAATTGAGTGCTTTTTGCAGCAGAAcattttacgtttttttttaatggatggaTGAGGTCACAGAGTGTAAACGGGGATCGAGAGTTTGGATTAGGGATGTTAGCAGGTGACCGTTTGAGCGACGGTTGACCGTATCAACGTTAACCGATCAATCTTgtcgcttaaaaaaaaaataggggtcATTGTGGAGTGTGGGTTGGTTCCACTTCACACAGAGATGATCAGATGAGGTGACTTATTGGAAGTTGGACAGACACCGCGTCTCTAGCCCACTGCTTAATTTCTCCTCAAGTCTCAATTATTCCCGCATGCGAGCGGCGGAGAATATGACCTCTAAATTATAGAGAGATTATAGACTAAACGCTATAAGACTACAGTTAGCCATCTCATTCCAagatctttttgtgtgaagtgaaaaACATTATCCCTAACACTAAATTTTTCCGTCTCCTCCAAACTAAACAAGCGGCGTCTCTACGGAGCTGTCGTTTTCTTAAATGAGCCACGGCAATGTTTCAAATGAGCTCCTAACGCTGCCCTCTTCCGATTGGCCCCTGGTGAATCCCGCGGAGGGTCTCAACCAGGTCCGCGCCATCTCAGACCATTGTGGGCGTTCGAGCCCGCTCTCTACACACGGTCAACCTGCAGTAAGCATGCCTCGTGTTTCAATTCAAACACTGGTCGTGCTGCGGTTAGAGCCACTCTCACtcggagtgagtgtgtgtgtgtgtgtgtgtgtgtgtgtgtgtgtgtgtgtgtgtgtgtgtgtgtgtgtgtgtgtgtgtgtgtgtgtgtgtgtgtgtgtgtgtgtgtgtgtgtgtcggaggcaaaaggggagagagataagAAAAGTTACGAAATAGCAGCCAGCTCAAATAGCACATTTTTATCTGATCGGTTAACCGGTTTCAACCGGTTAATGAGGCTCGGTTGTCGGTCtagaatattttacattttcgccATCCCTAGTGTGGATGGGGATAGAGAGTGTGGATGGGGATAGAGAGTGTGGATGGGGATAGAGAGTGTGGATGGGGATAGAGAGTGTGGATGGGGATAGAGAGTGTGGATGGGGATAGAGAGTGTGGATGGGGGCAGGTCCGGGGGGGCCGGGTACCTGGCTGCTGGGGGGCGAGGCTGGGGCTGCCCCTGGCCGGGTCGCTGCCCCTCTGACCGCCGGCCAGCGGCTGCTCCGGGACCGGGGCGTCCTTGTCTTCGAGCCGGTCCAGGAGCTTGTCCAGGGTGGTCTCCAGGGTCTGCGTGGCCTGGGAGCGGTCGAACTCTCCCTTCAGCCCCTCCGTCTCCAGCTCCTGCTGGGCCTGACACACAGAGGAGGCACCGTGAGGTCAGCTGGGGGACCCGACCTTCTGCCCGTGAGCAGGGCATTACGAGCACGCTGGTTTATCAGGGTCAACAGCGAAGCACCGGCGAATGTGTCGCACGATTGGCTGAAAATGGTCTGCATGTATGGACTGCGTAAGAGTTCATTGGCTGCTGAAGGACTTATGTTGATTTGATTAGCAACATTATTTGCGTTACTAGATAGGTGGCTATCAAGCAATTAATCATgagtaaaaagtaaaataaaaaaattgatttAAGGATCGACTTGAAGTAAGAATGATTCTGGAGGACTGTAGAATAGGAGGAGGTTACAGCACTGGAAATGGatgcctgtgattggctgaatgaGACGATGAAAGCACCAAGAACCAATCAGGTTCTTGGAGCCCAGAGGAAGATGCCGGTCTGGACGGTCTGCACGCGGTACCTCGTCGATGATGTTGTGGAACTCCTTCTGCATCTCCTCCTTGATCTCCTGGATCTGCTCCGAGGGCACCAGGAGGCCGGCCGTCTCCTCCTCAAACTCCTTCAggaggctctcctcctccacctcctcctcctcctcctcctcatccttctcccgGTCGTCGTGGCGATCCTTGGCCCCGTCAGCCACCCGCTGCTCCGCCTCACTCCGGGCCTGGTTCCTCGCTTTCTAAAAGACAGGATGACCCTCATAATGACAACGGAGTTTGGGATGAAGAACCGCACTGAACTGCTCCCGAGTCAGCTCACCTGAGGTGGTTAACTCACCTAAACTGGATTAACACCTAAAAAGGGGATTAACTCACCTAAACTGGATTAACTCACCCGAGGTGGTTAACTCACCTAAACTGGATTAACTCACCTAAAAAGGGGATTAACTCACCTAAACTGGATTAACTCACCTGAGGTGGTTAACTCACCTAAAGGGGATTAACTCACCTAAAGGGGATTAACTCCCCTGAGGTGGATTAACTCACCTAAAATGGATTAAATCAAATTAACTCATCTAAAGTGGATAAACTCGTTGTAGGTGGATTAACTCATCTAGAGTGGATTCACTCACCTGAGGTACATTAACTCACTTTAAGAGGATGCGCTCACCTTTCTGTTGCTTTCTTTGAGGTGCTGCACAAACTGCATGAGGTCAGCGGGGTCCGTGATTATCTTGAAGTTGAATTTTTCATCTAAAGCAAGAAATGAAAACATTGAATGAAATTTTTCCTTTTTGCCCGGGAGTGAAACATAATATACAGTGATGATGATTGAATTGAAGCATGAATGATTAAAGCATTACAGTCTTCGTCTTCCTCCAAGACTTCGTTGTTTGACAGGGAATCGTCATCGTCTTCATCGGCTACCTGTGGACGAACAACAAATGTCGCTTTTTTTTCTTGAATGACCAGAATTACTGTGATGTCCTGATATAATAAGTAATactagtataataataataataaacataataatcCACATTATGATGTGACGATCTTCCTCCTCACTGCTACAGTCCTTCACCTTTAAGGTTGGATGTGAGGCGGCTTGTTTTGAACCTCCTGGTCTGGTCCCGCCCTCCTTGGACTCAGGATCCTCTTGTTCTTCTGGCCCCCCGTCCTCAGTCAGACCTGGCGAAGCATCCatcacaaaaagaaaaaaaaagatttactaAGTCTTCTTATAAGCAGTCTAACACAGCGTTCACAATGTACACAATGTACACGTCCGTCGACCGTCATGGCTTTGGATGGGGCGctctcgaaatgcattgtgtgtcaaTCCGTTCTGTCGGCTCAGTtgcctgcgtcgaaaaaagttgaggaatgttcaacttttcaggcattCGACAGAACgttcggccaatcagatcgcgtccctcatacgtcagacacgccccCCGTCGCCCGTCGACGGACAAGTACAATGTGAACGCGGCCTAATGAAAGGCAGTGCATTTAAAAACAGACAGCGGGGGTACCTTGTCCGTCGACCTCCGTGGGGTCCTGCTCCTCCGGGGGCGCGAGGGTCTCCTGGGGGGCCAGCGTCTCGGCCAGCGCCCGTCCCGCGCTGCCCGCCAGCATCTCGTCCAGGGTCCGCAGCTCCTCCGAGATCTGCTCCACCTTCCTCTTGGTGTCCGCTGCCGAGCGAGGCCGAGGCGggcgagaggggagagggaaacgTCAAGGGACTGGACACGGATCTTCACGTGGTCGTGaagcccgcccccccgcccgctcAGAGATTATTATtgtatgggagatagagggggggggggggggggggggggggcgtgcagCACTTGACCACGGACAGGATTAGAAACTGGGTTCTGGACTGAGCCTATACAGTACGCGCTGTACCCagtgagcaccccccccccccgcccactcaCAGACTTGGGCCTTGACGTAGCTCATGTACTGCTGGGCGCTCAGGGCGGGCTGGCACACGATGCCCTGGGGCCGGGCGCTGGACGGCGGCATCAGGAAGGGGTGCTGGCAGGTGCGGCTGGTGTGGACGGTCAGCACGTAGCGGCAGGACTGGGGCTCGTCCACGCGGGCGATGTAGTCCCCGGCGGCCTCCTCGCACACGAACTGGGAACAGGGAGACAGCGGGGTGAAGGGGAGGCCTTCATGCAGGGCGAAGCACGGTCTGGTCGGATGGACACTGCGGACCGACAGAGCTCCACACTGACCGCGATGGACATGGGTCAGTGTGGATGGGGAGAGGGCGTGGATGGGGTCACAGAGTGTGGATGGGGTCACAGAGTGTGGATGGGGTCACAGAGTGTGGATGGGGTTAGGGTGTGGATGGGGTTAGGGTGTGGATGGGGTTAGGGTGTGGATGCGGTCACAGAGTCTGGATGGGGTGGGTAGCTCGA
Coding sequences:
- the os9 gene encoding protein OS-9, translated to MAAALGRWSRVFYVFLRLYPCCIFGFLNIEELNEMKYGIQILPDPVVLGQTQPDEVMMVSNKFKQLYECRLPAQALRFHQDPASESEPPSYTGPGVTELLEPMHQAPCLVKTKDWWTYEFCHGKFIRQYHLEDTEIKGDILFLGTYESEFDWSNETAKASKQHRLRRYHSQTYVNGSRCDLNAAPRETEVRFVCEEAAGDYIARVDEPQSCRYVLTVHTSRTCQHPFLMPPSSARPQGIVCQPALSAQQYMSYVKAQVSDTKRKVEQISEELRTLDEMLAGSAGRALAETLAPQETLAPPEEQDPTEVDGQGLTEDGGPEEQEDPESKEGGTRPGGSKQAASHPTLKVADEDDDDSLSNNEVLEEDEDYEKFNFKIITDPADLMQFVQHLKESNRKKARNQARSEAEQRVADGAKDRHDDREKDEEEEEEEVEEESLLKEFEEETAGLLVPSEQIQEIKEEMQKEFHNIIDEAQQELETEGLKGEFDRSQATQTLETTLDKLLDRLEDKDAPVPEQPLAGGQRGSDPARGSPSLAPQQPDQAADDQVKIKITKYKTGSTPGGQVKVQEMGEGDPQWQHIKDVVKEQLEKAGLKAEGKIEVKILTRKNAEEAGDQWLTEEDTKSFRELLINLLTGGTEEVYKEQKRQQDLEDNYRFAWGQSQEEAQTSGPSDPDDVDL